One window of Akkermansia biwaensis genomic DNA carries:
- the galE gene encoding UDP-glucose 4-epimerase GalE has product MKVLVTGGAGYIGSHTVRQLVKTGADVTVLDNMVYGHIGAIVDPEVKLVKGDLGDASVVYPLLMTGNFDAVIHFAAYINVGESVQNPLKYYMNNIARPLVLLGAMQAAGVKRFVFSSTCATYGVPTQIPIPETEKQDPINPYGSSKYMLEKVCKDCDRAWGLKSVFLRYFNASGCSVDGLIGEDHEPETHLIPNILLTLTGEKEYIEVFGTDYDTPDGTCIRDYIHVDDLADAHLKAVDYLMKGGSTECFNLGTGLGLSVREILETAEKVTGKKIPVRYGPRREGDPPRLIANPAKAKEILGWEAQCKDANKIVETAWKWMTGPHGGHY; this is encoded by the coding sequence ATGAAAGTACTTGTAACCGGCGGCGCCGGATATATTGGCTCCCACACGGTACGCCAGCTCGTGAAGACGGGCGCTGACGTAACCGTCCTAGACAACATGGTATATGGACATATCGGAGCCATCGTGGATCCGGAAGTGAAGCTGGTCAAAGGGGACCTGGGCGATGCTTCCGTGGTGTATCCGCTCCTGATGACAGGCAATTTTGATGCCGTGATCCACTTCGCCGCCTACATCAACGTGGGAGAATCCGTCCAGAATCCGCTCAAGTACTATATGAACAATATCGCGCGCCCGCTCGTCCTTCTGGGCGCCATGCAGGCGGCTGGCGTCAAGCGCTTCGTCTTTTCCTCCACCTGCGCCACGTACGGGGTTCCCACCCAGATTCCGATTCCGGAAACGGAAAAGCAGGATCCCATCAATCCCTACGGAAGCTCCAAGTACATGCTGGAAAAGGTATGCAAGGACTGCGACCGCGCCTGGGGCCTCAAGAGTGTTTTCCTGCGCTATTTCAACGCCTCCGGATGCAGTGTGGACGGTCTCATCGGGGAAGACCATGAACCGGAAACCCACCTCATTCCCAACATTCTGCTGACGCTGACCGGGGAGAAGGAATACATTGAAGTTTTCGGGACGGATTATGATACTCCGGACGGCACCTGCATCCGGGACTACATCCACGTGGACGACTTGGCGGACGCCCACCTGAAAGCCGTGGACTACCTGATGAAGGGGGGCTCTACGGAGTGTTTCAACCTGGGCACCGGCCTGGGGCTTTCCGTCCGGGAAATTCTGGAAACCGCTGAAAAAGTCACCGGGAAGAAGATTCCCGTCCGCTACGGCCCCCGCCGGGAAGGAGATCCACCCCGCCTGATCGCCAATCCTGCAAAAGCCAAGGAAATCCTCGGCTGGGAAGCCCAGTGCAAGGACGCGAACAAAATCGTGGAAACGGCCTGGAAGTGGATGACCGGTCCGCACGGCGGCCATTATTGA
- a CDS encoding UDP-galactopyranose/dTDP-fucopyranose mutase family protein produces MGYTASMHASFLVVGAGLAGLTAAEQIAARLGKDCLVIDRRDHIGGNCHDMQDEHGVLVHPYGPHYFRTDSERVVNYLSRFTDWHPVRYRVQSCTKGRYWSFPVNLRTFEQLMGRECTEEEFRAWLDRERAPEDGPPANSEELMLRTAGKTLYRLFFAPYTLKQWGVPATELAPSVCGRIPIRTNRDDSYLKESFQALPQDGYAAMFRRMSSSPLIRILTSTSFEEVKKRITWDHLIYTGPLDAYFNYSLGRLPYRSLRFEREHFSADQLEERLPVSGKEGFWQPEMQVNYPDPAVPWTRIVELKHATGQQVEGSTVIREYPDAWTTEKEPYYPIPSGVSEQLAEAYRKLTKREKHVTFIGRLAQYRYLNMDQVVLQALECADALAGGRDNPA; encoded by the coding sequence ATGGGTTATACTGCCTCCATGCATGCATCCTTTCTAGTCGTGGGAGCCGGGCTGGCCGGATTGACCGCCGCAGAGCAGATCGCCGCCCGGCTGGGGAAGGACTGCCTGGTCATCGACCGCCGGGACCACATCGGCGGCAACTGCCACGATATGCAGGACGAACACGGAGTGCTGGTTCACCCCTACGGCCCCCATTATTTCAGGACGGACAGCGAACGTGTTGTCAACTACCTGAGCCGTTTCACGGACTGGCATCCCGTCCGCTACAGAGTGCAAAGCTGCACGAAGGGCCGTTACTGGTCCTTCCCCGTCAATTTGCGCACTTTTGAACAACTGATGGGCCGCGAATGCACGGAGGAGGAGTTCCGCGCATGGCTGGACCGGGAGCGGGCGCCGGAAGACGGACCGCCCGCCAATTCGGAGGAACTCATGCTCCGTACCGCGGGAAAGACCCTGTACCGCCTGTTTTTTGCTCCCTATACGCTCAAGCAGTGGGGCGTTCCCGCCACGGAGCTGGCCCCTTCCGTCTGCGGACGCATTCCAATCCGCACCAACAGGGATGATTCCTACCTGAAAGAGTCTTTCCAGGCCCTGCCCCAGGACGGGTATGCCGCCATGTTCCGGCGCATGTCCTCTTCCCCCCTGATCAGGATTCTCACTTCCACCTCCTTTGAAGAAGTGAAGAAGCGCATCACCTGGGACCATCTCATCTATACCGGCCCGCTGGACGCCTATTTCAATTATTCCCTGGGCCGCCTTCCCTACCGCAGCCTCCGGTTCGAGAGGGAGCATTTCTCCGCAGACCAGTTGGAGGAACGTCTTCCCGTCTCCGGCAAGGAAGGGTTCTGGCAGCCGGAAATGCAGGTGAATTACCCGGACCCGGCCGTTCCTTGGACCAGAATCGTGGAACTCAAGCACGCCACGGGCCAGCAGGTGGAAGGGAGTACCGTCATCCGGGAATATCCGGATGCCTGGACAACTGAAAAAGAACCTTATTATCCGATCCCTTCCGGGGTTTCGGAACAATTGGCGGAGGCATATCGCAAATTGACAAAACGGGAGAAACATGTCACTTTTATCGGGCGTCTGGCACAATACCGTTACCTGAATATGGACCAGGTGGTCCTTCAGGCCCTGGAATGTGCGGACGCCCTGGCCGGAGGCAGGGACAACCCGGCTTAA
- the rsmA gene encoding 16S rRNA (adenine(1518)-N(6)/adenine(1519)-N(6))-dimethyltransferase RsmA translates to MKPVEIRNVLEEHDVRPSKSLGQNFLTDENVARWIVDQLEIQPEDCVVEVGPGTGALTEHAAPLCRRMVLVEFDARLAEYQKNRWAGDPHVEVYHADGASWDPRGLFAEAPVKFLGNLPYSAGGAILQNFLSRPSPVERAVVMLQKEFIDRILATPEDDAFGLLSLRIQKNWIPRALKTIPPEAFHPRPRIDSTVMLLTPRPVRELPPYDDRLMDELMRKAFSQRRKQLKKQLPPSPPWDEVAASLGISPSARPEELNLAQWVDLARAYDSNPLKDVAQSGDELFDVVDELNQMTGTGTRREIHEMDLRHRAVHMFLVNKHGAVLLQKRSMRKDRQPGRWDSSAAGHLDAGEDYDQAAVRELEEELGVTGCELRRIADFDAGENNGWEFVALYEGRYTGRVRFPAAEVDSVQWFTPEQIQAWVERRPQDFSPAFIPCWNAWLAANKKALS, encoded by the coding sequence ATGAAGCCGGTTGAGATCAGGAATGTTCTGGAAGAACACGACGTGCGGCCCAGCAAATCGCTCGGGCAGAACTTCCTGACGGACGAAAACGTGGCCCGCTGGATTGTGGACCAGCTGGAAATCCAGCCGGAAGACTGTGTGGTGGAAGTGGGGCCGGGAACCGGGGCCTTGACCGAACATGCTGCACCGCTCTGCCGCAGGATGGTCCTGGTGGAATTTGACGCCCGCCTGGCGGAATACCAGAAAAACCGCTGGGCCGGAGATCCCCATGTGGAGGTGTACCATGCGGACGGCGCTTCCTGGGACCCCCGCGGACTCTTTGCGGAAGCTCCTGTCAAATTCCTGGGCAACCTGCCGTATTCCGCCGGAGGGGCCATTCTGCAAAACTTTCTCTCCCGGCCCAGTCCCGTGGAACGGGCCGTCGTGATGCTCCAGAAGGAATTCATCGACCGCATTCTGGCAACTCCGGAGGACGACGCCTTCGGTCTCCTTTCCCTGCGCATCCAGAAAAACTGGATTCCCCGCGCTCTCAAGACCATTCCGCCGGAAGCGTTCCATCCCCGCCCCCGGATTGACTCCACCGTCATGCTCCTGACGCCCCGTCCGGTGCGCGAATTGCCGCCGTATGACGACCGCCTGATGGACGAGCTGATGAGAAAAGCCTTTTCCCAGAGGCGCAAACAATTGAAAAAGCAGCTTCCGCCTTCCCCTCCGTGGGACGAAGTAGCCGCTTCTCTGGGAATCTCTCCGTCCGCCAGGCCGGAGGAACTGAATCTGGCGCAATGGGTGGACCTGGCGCGGGCTTATGACTCCAACCCTCTCAAGGACGTGGCGCAGAGCGGAGACGAACTGTTCGACGTGGTGGACGAACTCAACCAGATGACCGGAACGGGAACGCGCCGGGAAATTCATGAAATGGACCTGCGCCACCGTGCCGTGCACATGTTCCTGGTAAACAAGCATGGAGCCGTGCTGCTCCAGAAAAGGTCCATGCGGAAGGACAGGCAGCCGGGCAGGTGGGACTCTTCCGCCGCCGGTCATCTGGACGCCGGAGAAGATTATGATCAAGCGGCCGTCCGGGAACTGGAAGAGGAACTGGGCGTGACTGGCTGCGAATTACGGCGAATTGCGGACTTTGACGCCGGAGAAAACAACGGCTGGGAATTCGTCGCCCTCTATGAAGGCCGCTATACGGGCAGGGTGCGCTTCCCCGCCGCGGAAGTGGACAGCGTGCAATGGTTCACCCCGGAGCAAATCCAAGCATGGGTGGAACGCCGCCCGCAGGACTTTTCACCCGCATTCATTCCATGCTGGAATGCATGGCTGGCCGCGAACAAAAAAGCATTATCCTGA
- a CDS encoding MATE family efflux transporter, which produces MNNPSTVSYRKIWLMSYPLMISLIIEHMIGLTDAVFLGRVGDVALGACALGGVYYMAMFMLAFGFGFGAQIIIARRNGERRYNRIAPTMIQGCYFMLALALLLFFTSRYLSPSILRHAIESPQVFGATMEYLHWRTYGVFFSFLCVMFRSYYVGITQTKILTVNSIVMLLSNVVLNYCLIFGKGGFPAMGVAGAAIASSVAEAVSLAFFIIYTGITADKRKYGFRKAFTFRPQLLKGMLSISGWTMVQSFISVSVWFIFFLAIEHLGERPLAVTNIVRNMAAMLIMVMSAFATTAGALISNQIGAGEQRFLFKTCGMTLNLTYALLIPLLIILCLFPEPILRIFTDNPSLIAASIPSVYVMATSTLISAPAFILFNAVSGTGNTRAGFVMEMITLAVYTVAVYYGVIVLKPDVALCWFSEHIYGLVLISLTWWYLKSGRWRGKKV; this is translated from the coding sequence ATGAATAATCCTTCCACCGTCTCCTACCGCAAAATCTGGCTCATGTCCTATCCTCTCATGATCAGCCTGATTATTGAACACATGATCGGATTGACGGACGCCGTCTTCCTGGGACGCGTGGGGGACGTGGCCCTGGGGGCCTGCGCCCTCGGCGGGGTTTATTACATGGCCATGTTCATGCTGGCGTTCGGATTCGGATTCGGGGCTCAAATCATCATTGCGCGTCGCAACGGGGAGCGCAGGTACAACCGCATCGCACCCACAATGATCCAGGGCTGTTATTTCATGCTTGCCCTGGCGCTCCTGCTTTTCTTCACCTCCCGGTACCTTTCCCCGTCCATCCTGCGCCATGCCATTGAATCCCCGCAGGTGTTCGGAGCTACCATGGAGTACCTGCACTGGCGTACTTACGGCGTTTTCTTCTCCTTCCTGTGCGTGATGTTCCGCTCCTACTACGTGGGGATTACCCAGACGAAGATCCTGACGGTCAATTCCATCGTGATGCTGTTAAGCAACGTCGTGCTGAATTACTGCCTCATTTTCGGCAAGGGCGGCTTTCCGGCGATGGGCGTGGCGGGAGCGGCCATAGCCTCCAGCGTGGCGGAAGCCGTTTCCCTGGCCTTTTTCATCATTTACACGGGTATCACGGCGGACAAGAGGAAGTACGGCTTCCGCAAGGCGTTCACGTTCCGCCCCCAGTTGCTGAAGGGCATGCTGTCCATTTCCGGGTGGACGATGGTGCAGTCCTTCATTTCCGTTTCCGTCTGGTTCATTTTTTTCCTGGCTATTGAGCACCTGGGGGAACGCCCCCTGGCTGTCACCAATATCGTGCGCAACATGGCAGCCATGCTTATCATGGTCATGAGTGCATTCGCCACCACGGCGGGGGCTTTGATCAGCAACCAGATCGGCGCCGGAGAACAGCGCTTCCTGTTCAAGACCTGCGGGATGACGCTGAATCTTACCTATGCACTGCTGATTCCGCTTCTGATTATCCTGTGCCTGTTCCCGGAACCCATTCTCAGGATTTTCACCGACAATCCCTCCCTCATTGCGGCCAGCATTCCTTCCGTTTACGTCATGGCTACTTCCACCTTGATTTCGGCACCCGCCTTCATCCTGTTCAATGCCGTTTCCGGCACGGGAAACACCAGGGCGGGATTCGTGATGGAGATGATCACGCTCGCCGTTTATACGGTCGCCGTTTACTACGGCGTCATCGTGCTCAAGCCGGACGTGGCTCTCTGCTGGTTTTCCGAACATATTTACGGGCTCGTCCTCATTTCCCTGACATGGTGGTACCTCAAGAGCGGCAGATGGCGCGGCAAGAAGGTTTGA
- a CDS encoding TrkH family potassium uptake protein: MNENREKPVLNRFEIMELAFGMCTLGALMWLLWLNGFDAIHEDQVSLRYFREILSLLVLGQLAGAIGILREKWLAKAIRNPRWVELGMGLLILVMLIGNYSNSAFFSRIELQNIFRALCLCYGAAPLLNLKEYFFRIARRKRGFRMPRIRPALLFLITLIAFITLGGTLLMSPGATKEGISLSPTDAYFISTSAVCVTGLVPLNVHEHFTNYGQTILLALFQIGAFGIMTFTYFVSLMVGQGLTLRSKVTISNLLDEEGITQVDRFIKNIIAVTFGVEALGAVALYFSWRGIPGLEGDTLWWYAVFHSVSGFCNAGFSLFADNLATPNVAYNMGGQITIMVMVLCGSLGFAMYLEIVRRARVALGWDRRDTVSRHWSTYSWLVVRMTTALVLGGGLVLFLIKMIDGSLFNSSDPWYWILWESLFNATARTAGFNISDMALNSVPYALFLSALMFIGGNPGSTTGGVHTTAFAVSCGEVARILQGKQDVVMHRRRIARSVVERAVITVILAGAWVGMMTMVMCFAEPGLSLERLFFEVVSSFATVGFSWNVTPELSDLGKWIIVFNMIVGRVGMVAFVLAFMKQPSKSPIRYPETRLPLS; this comes from the coding sequence GTGAATGAGAACAGGGAAAAACCGGTTTTAAACCGTTTCGAGATCATGGAACTGGCGTTCGGCATGTGCACGCTGGGCGCCCTGATGTGGCTTCTGTGGCTGAACGGGTTTGACGCGATTCACGAAGACCAGGTTTCCCTGCGCTATTTCCGGGAGATTCTTTCCCTGCTGGTCCTCGGACAGCTGGCGGGAGCGATCGGGATTCTCCGTGAAAAATGGCTCGCCAAGGCCATCCGGAACCCGCGCTGGGTGGAACTTGGCATGGGGCTTCTCATTCTCGTCATGCTGATCGGGAATTATTCGAATTCCGCCTTTTTTTCCAGGATAGAGCTTCAGAATATTTTCCGTGCGCTGTGCCTTTGCTACGGAGCGGCTCCGCTGCTGAACCTGAAGGAGTATTTTTTCCGCATTGCCCGCAGAAAGAGGGGATTCCGCATGCCGCGCATCCGCCCTGCCCTGCTTTTTCTGATTACGCTGATCGCTTTCATTACGCTGGGGGGGACCCTGCTGATGTCTCCGGGCGCCACGAAGGAGGGCATTTCCCTGTCCCCTACGGACGCCTATTTCATCAGCACCAGCGCCGTGTGCGTGACCGGCCTGGTTCCTCTGAACGTTCACGAGCATTTTACCAATTACGGCCAGACTATTCTTCTGGCCTTGTTCCAGATCGGCGCGTTCGGGATCATGACATTCACCTATTTCGTCTCCCTGATGGTGGGCCAGGGGTTGACCCTCCGTTCCAAGGTGACCATCAGCAATCTTCTGGACGAGGAGGGCATCACCCAGGTGGACCGGTTTATCAAGAATATTATTGCCGTCACATTCGGTGTGGAAGCACTGGGGGCCGTGGCTCTTTATTTTTCCTGGCGCGGCATTCCCGGGCTGGAAGGAGATACGCTGTGGTGGTATGCCGTGTTCCATTCCGTTTCCGGCTTTTGCAACGCAGGGTTCAGCCTGTTTGCCGACAATCTGGCTACGCCGAACGTGGCCTACAACATGGGCGGCCAGATCACCATCATGGTGATGGTGCTGTGCGGCAGCCTGGGCTTTGCCATGTATCTGGAGATTGTCCGCAGGGCCAGGGTGGCCCTGGGCTGGGACCGCCGGGATACGGTCAGCCGCCACTGGTCCACGTACAGCTGGCTGGTGGTGCGCATGACGACGGCGCTGGTGCTGGGCGGCGGCCTCGTCCTGTTTCTGATCAAGATGATCGACGGGAGCCTGTTTAATTCGTCCGACCCCTGGTACTGGATTCTCTGGGAAAGCCTGTTCAACGCCACGGCGCGCACCGCCGGGTTCAACATTTCCGACATGGCGCTCAACAGCGTGCCTTATGCCCTGTTTCTTTCCGCCCTTATGTTCATCGGCGGAAATCCCGGTTCCACAACGGGAGGTGTGCACACGACCGCCTTTGCCGTTTCCTGCGGAGAGGTGGCGCGCATCCTGCAAGGGAAACAGGACGTCGTGATGCACAGGCGGCGCATTGCCCGCAGCGTGGTGGAACGCGCCGTCATCACCGTTATCCTGGCCGGGGCGTGGGTGGGCATGATGACGATGGTCATGTGCTTCGCGGAGCCGGGCCTGTCCCTGGAACGCCTGTTTTTCGAGGTGGTCAGCTCCTTCGCCACGGTCGGCTTTTCCTGGAATGTCACTCCGGAACTCAGTGATTTGGGCAAGTGGATTATCGTGTTCAACATGATCGTGGGACGCGTAGGCATGGTCGCCTTCGTGCTGGCTTTCATGAAGCAGCCCTCCAAGTCGCCCATCCGCTATCCGGAAACCAGGCTTCCCCTGAGTTGA
- a CDS encoding helix-turn-helix domain-containing protein — protein MKAALKKLGADISDARKRRRIPTTLMAERAFISRSTLGRVEKGDPGVSLGNYAAVLFVLGLTDQLKNLVDANNDPVGRALEEERLPKRIHRPKSHE, from the coding sequence GTGAAAGCGGCACTCAAGAAATTGGGGGCGGACATCAGCGATGCCCGTAAGAGGCGGCGTATCCCTACGACACTGATGGCTGAACGGGCATTCATTTCTCGTTCAACACTGGGGCGTGTCGAAAAGGGCGACCCCGGCGTATCCCTGGGCAACTATGCCGCCGTCCTGTTCGTCCTGGGGCTGACCGATCAGCTCAAAAATCTTGTCGATGCCAACAATGATCCCGTAGGCCGAGCTCTTGAAGAAGAGCGCCTGCCCAAACGCATCCACCGTCCCAAATCCCATGAATGA
- a CDS encoding type II toxin-antitoxin system HipA family toxin — protein MNDIPIDVFIDLPPSPEPVQAGRLWSHFRKGRESASFEYNREWLANPYRFALEPLLPLADGTFHTTPGQSVFGAIGDSTPDRWGRILMRRAELARARAANESPRTLSELDYLLRVNDEARQGALRFSQDGGQSFCAPPGATPIPPLVNLSRLLHAADHFCRDDENAEDLRLLLAPGSSLGGARPKASVKDKKGNLCIAKFPRHDDEYNVVAWEAVALTLASKAGLQVPRFELEKITDKDVLIVWRFDRTREQRRISYLSAMSMLGARDNEQHSYLEIVDAIRQYGAAPRQDLRQLWQRIAFSIMISNTDDHLRNHGFLQTGGTGWSLSPLFDVNPTPEDIRPRYLNTAIDWEDTSASLDVLLSIAPECGIKTSETNDLLKPIARAVSQWRQAAESFGISKQEQERMASAFEHKDGYMAAVLT, from the coding sequence ATGAATGATATTCCCATCGACGTCTTCATTGACCTGCCTCCCTCTCCGGAGCCAGTACAAGCAGGCAGGTTGTGGTCGCACTTTCGCAAGGGCCGGGAATCAGCCTCTTTCGAGTACAACAGGGAATGGCTCGCAAATCCGTACAGATTTGCGCTGGAACCACTCCTTCCTCTGGCAGACGGTACCTTTCATACCACTCCCGGTCAAAGCGTATTCGGAGCGATTGGCGACTCCACGCCTGACAGGTGGGGGCGCATTCTGATGCGGCGGGCTGAATTGGCTCGGGCACGAGCAGCCAATGAAAGCCCCCGTACACTCTCCGAACTGGACTACCTGCTCAGGGTGAATGACGAGGCAAGGCAGGGAGCGCTGCGCTTTTCACAGGATGGGGGACAATCGTTCTGCGCCCCTCCGGGTGCGACGCCAATTCCGCCTCTGGTCAACCTGTCCCGTCTGCTGCATGCCGCTGATCATTTCTGCCGGGACGATGAAAATGCCGAAGACCTGCGGTTGCTCCTCGCTCCCGGTTCTTCCCTCGGTGGAGCTCGTCCGAAGGCATCGGTAAAAGATAAGAAGGGGAACCTCTGCATTGCCAAGTTTCCCCGGCACGATGATGAATACAACGTCGTTGCATGGGAAGCCGTCGCCCTGACTCTCGCCTCCAAAGCCGGGCTCCAAGTCCCGCGCTTCGAACTGGAAAAAATAACCGACAAGGATGTTCTGATCGTCTGGCGTTTTGATCGCACCCGGGAACAGCGACGAATCTCCTACCTGTCGGCCATGAGCATGTTGGGAGCCAGGGATAACGAGCAACACAGTTATCTTGAAATCGTGGATGCCATACGCCAGTACGGCGCTGCGCCCAGGCAAGACTTGCGCCAATTATGGCAGCGGATCGCCTTCAGCATCATGATTTCCAACACGGATGACCATCTTCGGAATCACGGATTCCTTCAGACCGGGGGAACAGGGTGGTCTCTATCGCCACTGTTTGACGTAAACCCGACTCCTGAAGATATACGCCCTCGTTACCTCAATACGGCTATCGACTGGGAAGATACATCCGCATCTCTGGATGTCCTTCTCAGCATCGCTCCCGAATGCGGGATCAAGACCTCTGAAACGAATGATCTGTTGAAGCCGATCGCCCGGGCTGTCAGTCAGTGGCGGCAGGCGGCAGAATCATTCGGCATCAGCAAACAGGAACAGGAGCGCATGGCATCTGCCTTTGAGCACAAAGATGGGTATATGGCAGCAGTCTTGACATAA
- a CDS encoding HNH endonuclease: MNNDWTDEELRAAVDVYVEMLQKHHSNKPFTKKHYYEELHRKYGRTEKSFEYRMQNISYVLSLMGRNWLPGLKPAKNIGAKNAAKIEKMLAEAEGVSFIPVANFETAVREELDKPLLHEPIGNVTPKIIQTKISAYQRDAKVKAWVLKVANGICEGCGNVAPFYGTDGIPYLEVHHIRQLADGGSDTITNAVALCPNCHREMHYGIDRDRLISKLYSKVPRLIRE, from the coding sequence ATGAATAACGACTGGACGGATGAAGAGTTAAGGGCAGCAGTAGACGTTTATGTTGAGATGCTTCAAAAACACCACTCCAATAAGCCTTTTACAAAAAAGCATTATTATGAAGAGCTTCATCGTAAATATGGACGCACGGAGAAATCTTTTGAGTATAGGATGCAGAATATATCCTATGTCCTGTCATTAATGGGTCGAAACTGGTTGCCAGGATTAAAGCCAGCTAAAAATATTGGAGCCAAGAATGCGGCGAAAATTGAAAAGATGCTTGCTGAAGCGGAAGGAGTATCCTTTATTCCCGTTGCGAATTTTGAAACTGCTGTGCGTGAAGAATTGGACAAACCATTACTTCATGAACCAATAGGGAATGTAACTCCAAAAATCATACAAACTAAGATCTCGGCTTACCAACGTGACGCGAAGGTAAAAGCATGGGTATTGAAAGTAGCTAACGGAATTTGTGAAGGATGTGGAAACGTCGCCCCTTTTTATGGCACGGATGGTATCCCATACCTAGAAGTTCATCATATTAGACAGCTTGCTGATGGTGGTTCCGACACGATAACGAATGCAGTTGCGTTATGTCCAAACTGCCATCGAGAAATGCACTACGGCATAGATAGAGATAGGTTGATTTCAAAACTTTATAGCAAAGTGCCTCGATTAATTCGGGAATAA
- a CDS encoding DUF932 domain-containing protein: protein MNTHTSTRELYRNRDNSPLDRNQVRRVAPSVFADREDDSRSKKYRFVSSDSLLDQMEEAGFLVVGAQEQCTRKPDGTPTRKHLIRFAHRDVLEHNRDQRIEVVMINSHNGSCSYQLMAGIFRLVCTNGLIVGARIAAINIRHMGHTGEEVIAASLRLAEETPRIMDDIRLMQGVELPYKRQVDFVHEAARLRLGNDYEDRIRPEALLSPRRWNDIGFTAGGQATVWQCFNRVQENLIRGGVPLKPQKDVVYRRRSLRALNGIDGNTRLNRELWDLAESYTLNN, encoded by the coding sequence ATGAATACTCACACATCCACACGCGAACTCTATCGCAACCGAGATAACAGCCCGCTGGATAGAAACCAGGTCCGGCGTGTCGCACCCTCCGTCTTCGCCGACCGCGAAGATGACAGCCGTTCGAAGAAATACCGCTTCGTTTCCTCCGACTCCCTGCTCGACCAGATGGAAGAAGCCGGGTTCCTCGTCGTCGGAGCTCAGGAACAATGTACCCGGAAACCGGACGGTACTCCTACCCGTAAGCACCTGATTCGCTTCGCTCACCGGGATGTGCTGGAACACAACCGTGACCAGCGCATCGAAGTGGTCATGATCAACAGCCACAACGGCAGCTGCTCCTACCAGCTCATGGCCGGGATCTTCCGGCTGGTGTGTACCAACGGTCTGATTGTCGGGGCGCGCATTGCCGCCATCAACATCCGTCACATGGGCCATACCGGAGAAGAGGTGATTGCCGCAAGTCTCCGGCTAGCCGAAGAAACGCCCCGGATCATGGACGACATTCGTCTCATGCAGGGAGTTGAACTCCCTTATAAGCGACAAGTGGACTTCGTTCATGAAGCGGCCCGGCTGCGCCTGGGAAACGACTATGAAGACAGGATACGTCCCGAAGCTCTTCTGTCGCCCCGGCGCTGGAACGACATTGGATTTACGGCGGGAGGTCAGGCTACTGTCTGGCAGTGCTTCAACCGGGTTCAGGAAAACCTGATCCGGGGAGGAGTTCCCTTGAAGCCACAGAAGGACGTCGTCTACCGCCGTCGTTCCCTGCGGGCGCTCAACGGTATTGATGGCAACACACGCTTGAACCGGGAACTCTGGGATCTGGCCGAAAGCTACACCCTGAACAATTGA
- a CDS encoding type IV toxin-antitoxin system AbiEi family antitoxin domain-containing protein — MSAPLIKQFGTVPIHTHILKSVLEDYKAPMARIARLQKKGQLLNLRRDLYICLPEEGSPSRELIANHLLHPSYVSYETVLSAKGVIPERVHTTKSACMKRNKVFENATGRYEYLHVSDAYFPIGLIKQTTNEGYCYTSASTEKALCDLIISFPNLRIQSVKAMRFYLENYLKTDWNIISNMDTSIIRACAETTNKKKNELKLLEKAICYERG; from the coding sequence ATGTCTGCTCCGCTTATCAAACAATTTGGAACTGTTCCCATTCATACACATATCCTCAAGTCAGTTCTCGAGGACTACAAGGCTCCTATGGCCAGGATTGCAAGACTACAAAAAAAGGGACAGCTTCTTAATCTACGTAGAGATTTGTATATATGCCTTCCTGAAGAAGGTTCTCCCTCTCGGGAGTTGATCGCCAACCATCTACTTCACCCCTCTTATGTTTCATATGAAACTGTCTTGTCGGCGAAAGGAGTCATTCCTGAACGGGTACATACCACCAAGTCCGCATGTATGAAGAGAAACAAGGTATTTGAGAATGCTACTGGACGCTACGAATACCTTCATGTGTCTGATGCCTATTTCCCCATTGGCCTAATCAAGCAAACGACTAATGAGGGATATTGTTATACATCAGCTTCAACGGAAAAAGCGTTGTGCGATCTGATTATTTCTTTTCCAAACCTCCGTATCCAATCAGTAAAAGCTATGCGCTTCTATTTAGAAAATTATCTAAAGACAGATTGGAATATCATCTCAAATATGGACACCAGTATTATCCGTGCATGTGCTGAAACAACAAACAAGAAAAAAAATGAACTGAAGCTATTGGAAAAGGCTATTTGTTATGAACGTGGTTGA